Below is a genomic region from Miniphocaeibacter halophilus.
AAGGGAAACAATTTCAATATACTGTTCAATAATTCATCAGCTTTCAAACCATCTGCTCTAACAACATTAGTTGATATAGTAGCAGATGGAAAATTTCCATCTGCTATAACTATCTCATCTCCATGACCCATCTCCATTAAAGTTTTCACTAATTTCGGAGATAAATTTTTAGGAATATTTTTTAGCATAATATCTCCTTATTTATATATTGGTCCATAATATTCACAAGCTCTAAAGTCGGAAGCTTCTAAATCCTTTGTCCCAAATCCATTAAAGGAATGTGGTCTAAATATTTTTTCATCTGGAACATTATGCATAACTACAGGTATTCTTAACATACTTGCTAAAGTAATTAAATCAGCACCTACATGTCCATATACTGATGCACAATGGTTTGCTCCCCACTTAGCCATTACATCATAAACCGTTTCAAAGCCCTTAGTTCCAATTCTTGGTGCAAACCAAGTTGTTGGCCAAGTTCTATCTGTTCTTTCGTCTAATATTTTATGAATTTCTTCATCTATTACACAAGTATATCCTTCTGCAATTTGCAATGTTGGACCTACTCCATCAATAATATTAACTCTTATTATGGTAAGTGGCATTTCTGCACCGGTTTTAAAATGAGATGAAAAACCGCCACCTCTAAAATATTCATAATTGGCCCTATCCCAACTTGTAGCTTCTAAACAAGCTTTTATGTCCTCTTCTGTCATATTCCAGAACTCTTTCATTACACCATTACCATTTTCGTCTTTAGCTGCTCCTGTGCCATCTAGTGCCGTTGCACCGGAATTTATTAGATGGATAATTCCATTTTTAGCTTTTCCTTCCAGTTCTTTACCGGTAACTCTTTTTACAGCTTCTGGTGACCAATAGGTTCTAACATCTGAGAATAAAGGTGCTTTATTTGTTATAAGAGTTCCTAATAACATAGATACTCCATTTAAAGTATCATTTTCAGTTGCAAATGCCATAGGTTTTCTTGCACCATTCCAATCAAAAGTAGATGCCATTATAGCTTCTGTAAAATCACCATTTGGTAACCAGTCAGTCCATTGTCTTTGTCCTTGGAATCCTCCTGCTATACCATTTCTTCCTAATGCTTCTTCATGCCATCCTAATTCATTTAATTTTGGATTTCCTTCAATAATATCTCGCACAATTATTGCATGTTTAGCAATAAATTCCCAATCTTTGTCAGGATCTACAACCTTGGATTTTTTTATAATATCAGGAAAATCTTTCCCCTTATTAATATCTTGTCCTTCTGTACAATTGTTTTTTATCCATGCATATGCTTTTTCATATTCATCTTTATCATATATTTCAAGTTTCATTCTTCTTAATATTTCGGTCATGTCTACCCATTCAGTTCTCATTCCTAAATATTTTTGGAAGAATTCTGCATTAGCATCTGAGCCTGCTATACCCATACATATTGAGCCTATATTTACATAAGCTTTGTCCTTCATTTGTCCTACTGCAATTGCTGCTTTTGCGAATTTAAATATTTTTTCTTTTACATCTTCAGGTATTGTTGTATCATCTAAATCCTGAACATGTTCTCCATATATTGAAAATGCCGGTAATCCTCTTTGAGCATAAGCTGCCATAACAGCTGCCAAGTAAACCGCTCCCGGTCTTTCTGTACCATTAAAACCCCATACTGCTTTAATTGTATTATTATCTAAATCCATTGTTTCCGTTCCATAACACCAGCAAGGAGTTACTGTTAATGTTGCTATTACATTTTCTGTTGCAAATTTTTTCTGCACATTTGCCGGCTTCTGCTCCACCACCAATAGTAGAATCGGCAATAACGCATTTTACAGCTGTTCCATCAGCATATTTTATATTATCTTCTATTAATTTTTTTGCATTTTTAGCCATATTCATCGTCTGAATTTCAAGACTTTCTCTTACTCCGCCCCATCTTCCGTCAATTACCGGTCTTATTCCTATTTTTGGATAATTCATCTTTCCCTCCTATTTATTTGGTTATTTATTTTGTTTTATCCAGTCCTCACAATTTTTGGGTAAATATTCTTTTACCTTGTAAGTATTTTTTATAATTTTATCTACATCTATTTTTTTACCTTCAACTACTGACAACTGTGCTAAAATATTGCCTATTGCAGTAGCTTCATAAGGCCCTGCTAAAACCTTTTTATTTAATCCATCTGCTATCATTTGACATAAAAACTCAGCCTTAGCTCCTCCACCAATAATGTGAATACCTTTAAAACTATATCCTATTATTTTTTCAATTTCATTTATTATTTCCTTATATTTAAAAACTAAACTTTCATAAATTACTCTAAAATATTTGCGTTTATCATCTAATAATTCTTGCTTTGTATTTATCAAGTATTTTTCCATAGATTCAATTATAGATATTTCTTCGTTTGCAAAATCTACATAATCAGTATCTATATAAGCTTCAAATGGTTTAGTCTTTGTTACAAAATCAGTTATATACGAATAGTTAAAATCAATTTTATAAATATTTTTTAATTCTTTTCTTAATCTTTCAATTAAATAAAGACCCGTTATATTTTTAAAAAACATATTCTTTGAATCAAAGCCAATTTCATTTGTCAATTCAGATTTAAACACTTCCTTGTTTATTATTGCCTCTTCTGTACAACAACCTATTAGTGACCAAGTACCACTGGACAAAAAAGCATATTCTCTGTCATTATAAGCTTTAGTTAAATATACTGCACTGGCTGTATCGTGTGATGCAACTGAAATTACATCTACATTTGTTTCCTTTAATCTTTCATCTAAGGAGCTATTTGTTTTTCCAATTATAGACTTGTTTTTTATGATTTGAGGAAATATGTTTTCATTTATTGAAAATTTTTTTAGCATCTCGAGATTCCATTTCTTCTCCTTTATATTTAACATTTGAGTTGTAGATGCTATTGTTAATTCAGAACAAATTTCTGAAGTTAATATGTAATTTATTAAATCCGGTAAAAACAATATTTTATCGATGGTTTTGTACTTATTGGGATTTAATTTTCTATATGTTAATAATTGAAATAAAGAGTTCATACCCATTATTTGATTTCCTGTTTCTAAAAAGATTTCTTCTTTAGACATATATTTTTCCGCATATTTTATTCCTAGGCTGTTTTTTATATCTCTATAGGAAACCGGATTTTCTATAAGCTTACCCTCTTTATTAATCAGTCCAAAATCTACTCCCCAGGTATCAATTCCTACGCTGGAAATCTCTTTACTATGATTTAAAATCATTCCAATTATGTTATTAACTATTTTATCCCATTGCCAACGTTTTCTTCCTTCATAATCTACTATTTCATGTGTGAACCTATCAACAGTTTCAGTTTTTAATTTCCCATCTTGGATGTATCCTATAACTCCCCTAATTGATGTTGCACCCATATCAATAGCAAGAACTTTTTTCATTACATCACCAACTTTCTTGTTATAATTATAACATCATTTTGTTGTTTTTACTCTTTTGAAGGATATTATGATAATATATACATATAGTTACATAAAACCAGTCATAAATCTTCAAATTTATTCAAAGGAGGCCATATGATACCGGAAGAAAGAATTCATCAAATAAAAAATATATTATATGAGAAAAAAAATATTAGTGTAAAAGAATTATGCAAAATCCTATACTGTAGTCCCTCAACTATTAGAAGAGACCTTTTAGAATTGGAAAAAAATGGATTACTAAGGAGAACCCACGGTGGTGCAACCTTAATAACAAACACGACAACGGAGTTTTCTGCCACTTTAAGAGCCTTGGATAATAAAGAAGCTAAAAAAAGAATTTGTAATTTAGCTTCAAATTTCTTACGAGATGACATATCAATTTTTATTGATTCATCTTCAACTTTATATTTTATAACTGAATATATATCATCTTTTCACAATATAAAAGTTATAACAAACGGTATTAAAATAGCGACTGAGCTACGATATTCAGATAATGTTGAAGTTT
It encodes:
- a CDS encoding L-fucose isomerase, with product MQKKFATENVIATLTVTPCWCYGTETMDLDNNTIKAVWGFNGTERPGAVYLAAVMAAYAQRGLPAFSIYGEHVQDLDDTTIPEDVKEKIFKFAKAAIAVGQMKDKAYVNIGSICMGIAGSDANAEFFQKYLGMRTEWVDMTEILRRMKLEIYDKDEYEKAYAWIKNNCTEGQDINKGKDFPDIIKKSKVVDPDKDWEFIAKHAIIVRDIIEGNPKLNELGWHEEALGRNGIAGGFQGQRQWTDWLPNGDFTEAIMASTFDWNGARKPMAFATENDTLNGVSMLLGTLITNKAPLFSDVRTYWSPEAVKRVTGKELEGKAKNGIIHLINSGATALDGTGAAKDENGNGVMKEFWNMTEEDIKACLEATSWDRANYEYFRGGGFSSHFKTGAEMPLTIIRVNIIDGVGPTLQIAEGYTCVIDEEIHKILDERTDRTWPTTWFAPRIGTKGFETVYDVMAKWGANHCASVYGHVGADLITLASMLRIPVVMHNVPDEKIFRPHSFNGFGTKDLEASDFRACEYYGPIYK
- a CDS encoding rhamnulokinase; its protein translation is MKKVLAIDMGATSIRGVIGYIQDGKLKTETVDRFTHEIVDYEGRKRWQWDKIVNNIIGMILNHSKEISSVGIDTWGVDFGLINKEGKLIENPVSYRDIKNSLGIKYAEKYMSKEEIFLETGNQIMGMNSLFQLLTYRKLNPNKYKTIDKILFLPDLINYILTSEICSELTIASTTQMLNIKEKKWNLEMLKKFSINENIFPQIIKNKSIIGKTNSSLDERLKETNVDVISVASHDTASAVYLTKAYNDREYAFLSSGTWSLIGCCTEEAIINKEVFKSELTNEIGFDSKNMFFKNITGLYLIERLRKELKNIYKIDFNYSYITDFVTKTKPFEAYIDTDYVDFANEEISIIESMEKYLINTKQELLDDKRKYFRVIYESLVFKYKEIINEIEKIIGYSFKGIHIIGGGAKAEFLCQMIADGLNKKVLAGPYEATAIGNILAQLSVVEGKKIDVDKIIKNTYKVKEYLPKNCEDWIKQNK
- a CDS encoding DeoR/GlpR family DNA-binding transcription regulator — encoded protein: MIPEERIHQIKNILYEKKNISVKELCKILYCSPSTIRRDLLELEKNGLLRRTHGGATLITNTTTEFSATLRALDNKEAKKRICNLASNFLRDDISIFIDSSSTLYFITEYISSFHNIKVITNGIKIATELRYSDNVEVFLTGGVVKTNSLSIVSEYASTFVKDFNADLCLLSCKCLDNNGYYEADYQQAQIKKNMINNSKLKLMLADSTKFGYNSYINLASHNDIDYLITEKIDPNKSFNYDQLKSKLIYK